The following are from one region of the bacterium genome:
- a CDS encoding undecaprenyl-phosphate glucose phosphotransferase has product MLHRHDRVTAALLVAGDLVLSFAAVALAYQLRFGWKVGGAVLGLPADIPSFFAYLPFALTVVVSTVAVFAASGLYTRRRLHGRYGEFFAIVRNVTLVLFIAYGVKFIIQTESLSRWLMTFFWAIDIVLVGIFRSVVRRVGERVRRRGVDLRRVLVVGAGPLGQKVAEKLKGHSEYGYELAGFLGEPGEPVSNRLGDYDDLAKILIEVRPDEVFIAVPVADRHRLFEFFDVCEREGINASVVPDLMEVLIGRSINRAQIEDMDGIPLIGVRQVPLLSLWSRILKRAFDLVFSVLFVLAFSWLYLLTALLVLVSSRGPVIFRQRRVGLNLSEFTFLKFRTMYVQSERESDTVWTERNDPRVTPIGRFLRRFSLDELPQFFNVIRGDMSIVGPRAERPHFVEEFKGKVPRFLVRHQVKSGITGWAQINGRYETSIEDKVEYDIYYLENWSPAFDMRIILETLWRVITGRGAY; this is encoded by the coding sequence TTGCTCCACCGCCACGACCGCGTCACCGCCGCCTTACTGGTCGCCGGCGACCTCGTCCTCTCCTTCGCCGCCGTGGCGCTGGCGTACCAGCTCCGCTTCGGCTGGAAGGTCGGGGGCGCCGTCCTCGGCCTCCCGGCCGACATCCCCAGCTTCTTCGCCTACCTCCCCTTCGCGTTGACGGTGGTCGTATCCACGGTGGCGGTTTTCGCAGCCAGCGGCCTGTACACCCGCCGCCGCCTCCACGGCCGATACGGCGAGTTCTTCGCCATCGTCCGCAACGTCACCCTGGTCCTCTTCATCGCCTACGGGGTGAAGTTCATCATCCAGACCGAGTCGCTTTCGCGGTGGCTGATGACCTTCTTCTGGGCGATAGACATCGTGCTGGTCGGCATCTTCCGGAGCGTCGTCCGGCGGGTGGGGGAGCGCGTCCGCCGGCGCGGGGTGGACCTCCGCCGTGTGCTCGTCGTGGGCGCAGGACCCCTGGGGCAGAAGGTGGCCGAGAAGCTGAAGGGCCACTCCGAGTACGGCTACGAGCTGGCGGGCTTTCTGGGCGAGCCCGGGGAGCCCGTGTCGAACCGTCTGGGCGACTATGACGACCTGGCTAAAATTCTCATCGAGGTGCGCCCCGACGAGGTCTTCATCGCCGTCCCCGTCGCCGACCGGCACCGGCTGTTCGAGTTCTTCGACGTCTGCGAGCGCGAGGGGATTAACGCCTCGGTTGTGCCGGACCTGATGGAGGTTTTAATCGGGCGCTCCATCAACCGGGCCCAGATCGAGGACATGGACGGCATCCCCCTCATCGGCGTGCGGCAGGTGCCGCTTCTGTCACTGTGGAGCCGGATTCTGAAGCGGGCCTTCGATTTGGTCTTCTCCGTCCTCTTCGTGCTCGCGTTCTCGTGGCTCTACCTTCTGACGGCCCTGTTGGTCCTGGTGTCGAGCCGGGGGCCGGTGATTTTCCGGCAGCGCCGGGTGGGGCTGAACCTCTCCGAGTTCACCTTCCTGAAGTTCCGCACCATGTACGTGCAGAGCGAGCGGGAGTCGGACACGGTCTGGACGGAGAGGAACGACCCGCGGGTCACCCCCATCGGCCGCTTCCTGCGCCGGTTCTCGCTGGACGAGCTGCCCCAGTTCTTCAACGTCATCCGGGGCGATATGTCCATCGTCGGCCCGCGGGCCGAGCGGCCGCACTTCGTCGAGGAGTTCAAGGGGAAGGTGCCGCGCTTCCTGGTCCGGCACCAGGTCAAGTCGGGCATCACCGGCTGGGCGCAGATAAACGGCCGCTACGAGACCTCAATCGAGGATAAGGTCGAGTACGACATCTACTACCTCGAGAACTGGTCGCCGGCTTTCGATATGCGGATAATCCTGGAGACCCTCTGGCGCGTGATTACGGGTCGGGGGGCGTACTGA